In the genome of Deinococcus sp. QL22, one region contains:
- a CDS encoding HD domain-containing phosphohydrolase, which yields MNDHQHHRLTPRQGDHSLGASPDGEFGRITRAAAHLFNVSLAQISLTDETRHRLFSRQDHVLSSSLPDLPFGDPHQTALLEVPDLTLHPDFAAHPLVAGSDAFRYYVTVPLLTLTGALLGTFYLLDTVPRAPLSPSQQAALLDLAGLVQDVLNRLQGQTEQTAELLKMASQDPLTGLPNRRAFEDAFEYAVSAGDPFGLMLLDLDELKQVNDTQGHAQGDHLLSSFAWALQDEFGAQGHIYRWGGDEFVVLRRGNAPALQSVRTQVNRVELQVRRRGLPGARVSIGMAEFPLDALAPNDLLRLADQRMLREKAARRAARGLSGHALDSQPTVWSGELLWQALRATSTLISADGVIDQAGWQAFLEAAVAALPGAEAGSLYVLEGTTFVLQAQVGYSVALLGAGRSPATMRRWHGSEGWQGGVARVLRGSTEIVARARGYEQLPRESTSLTIDDLCAVQQLLANLLVPVVVRGRVVAALNLDNLRSPQAFAPYEVRMAQEFARQAAAILAAHDRHAREAARTQELEVLVHASAALSAVQTPEEVEQILVAETRALLRTEHVVFARYEPDTHALRLVSPSGMYAQYSPGLLPHGQGVAWQAIQAQEVVHVPKMLNNERIYLGEGLIDGALMVAPLAPVADAPVGALAAVRAAPLTFSDLDGRLLGALASAGVTALERLQAAAQEWRRSQELQILAEFSEHVGRGNDSLSAAEECLGAARTFLKADLAVFVCGNRALTVTHGTVPASLADMSAEELEARLHGPSADDRAALCFATHCYPSAGEAHTALVEAGVQGLVKVPILERGQRVGVVALIWFRPLGVLPESAALLMTRSAELIGQVLDQEAHIKDLKGIREGALLTLGMALELRDFETAGHTERVVSLALRIAQRLGMEETALAELRVGAYLHDIGKLAVPDAILLKPGKLDAHEWGVMQRHSTIGDELVARIPTVTAQARSVVRHHHERWDGTGYPDRLAGTDIPVGARIFSVADVYDALTSERPYKAAWTSQEALSELISQAGHQFDPEIVRAAVEVLISPCHTVVLSC from the coding sequence ATGAATGATCACCAACATCACCGATTAACCCCCCGGCAGGGCGACCATTCTTTGGGAGCGTCGCCCGACGGGGAATTCGGCAGGATCACTCGCGCAGCTGCCCACTTGTTCAACGTCTCCTTGGCTCAGATCAGCCTCACCGACGAGACGCGGCATCGGCTCTTCTCAAGGCAGGATCACGTTCTGTCGTCCTCTTTGCCGGATCTGCCGTTCGGTGACCCCCACCAAACGGCTCTGCTCGAAGTGCCGGATCTCACCTTGCACCCTGATTTCGCAGCGCATCCGCTCGTCGCCGGTTCAGACGCCTTCCGGTACTACGTCACTGTACCGCTGCTGACTCTCACAGGCGCGCTTCTGGGCACTTTCTACCTCTTGGACACGGTGCCCCGCGCCCCGCTGTCTCCCAGTCAACAGGCAGCTCTGCTGGATCTGGCGGGGTTGGTCCAAGACGTCCTGAACCGCCTCCAAGGCCAGACCGAGCAAACTGCTGAACTGCTGAAAATGGCTTCGCAAGATCCCTTGACCGGTCTGCCAAACCGCCGCGCCTTCGAAGACGCCTTCGAGTACGCCGTGAGCGCCGGTGACCCGTTTGGACTGATGCTGCTGGATCTGGATGAGCTCAAGCAGGTCAATGATACGCAGGGCCACGCGCAGGGGGATCATCTGCTGTCCAGTTTCGCCTGGGCCCTACAGGACGAGTTCGGCGCACAGGGCCATATCTACCGGTGGGGCGGCGATGAATTCGTGGTGCTGCGTAGAGGGAACGCGCCTGCCCTTCAAAGCGTGCGAACCCAGGTCAATCGGGTCGAGCTGCAGGTCAGGCGCAGAGGCCTGCCAGGCGCACGCGTGTCCATCGGAATGGCCGAATTCCCGTTGGACGCCCTGGCACCGAATGACCTGCTGCGCCTGGCAGACCAGCGCATGCTGCGCGAGAAGGCTGCGCGGCGCGCGGCGCGTGGCCTGAGCGGCCACGCCCTTGACAGCCAACCTACTGTCTGGTCCGGGGAGCTGCTCTGGCAGGCCCTGCGGGCGACGTCCACCCTTATTAGTGCCGATGGTGTGATTGATCAGGCGGGCTGGCAAGCCTTCTTGGAAGCGGCGGTGGCGGCCCTGCCTGGGGCAGAGGCGGGATCCCTGTACGTGCTGGAAGGCACCACGTTCGTCCTGCAGGCACAGGTGGGGTACTCAGTTGCGTTGCTGGGTGCCGGCCGCTCTCCGGCCACCATGCGCCGCTGGCATGGGTCGGAAGGCTGGCAGGGAGGCGTGGCCCGCGTGCTCCGAGGTTCAACTGAGATTGTCGCTCGCGCCCGTGGTTACGAGCAGCTTCCACGTGAGTCAACATCCCTGACGATAGACGACCTGTGTGCCGTGCAGCAGTTGCTCGCCAACCTGTTGGTGCCAGTGGTGGTGCGCGGGCGGGTCGTGGCGGCTTTAAATCTCGACAACCTGCGCTCACCGCAGGCCTTCGCTCCATATGAAGTGAGGATGGCTCAGGAGTTCGCCCGGCAGGCAGCGGCTATCCTGGCCGCCCATGACCGGCACGCGCGGGAGGCCGCACGCACGCAGGAGCTTGAAGTGCTCGTGCATGCCAGCGCCGCACTGAGTGCCGTGCAGACCCCAGAAGAGGTGGAGCAGATCCTCGTTGCAGAAACCCGGGCGTTGCTGCGCACCGAGCATGTGGTATTCGCCCGTTACGAGCCCGACACCCACGCCCTGCGGCTGGTGTCGCCGTCGGGCATGTATGCTCAGTATTCGCCGGGCCTGCTGCCGCACGGGCAAGGCGTGGCATGGCAGGCCATACAGGCCCAAGAGGTCGTGCACGTTCCCAAGATGTTGAACAATGAGCGGATCTATCTCGGGGAAGGGCTGATCGATGGCGCTTTGATGGTTGCTCCCCTTGCGCCGGTTGCAGACGCCCCGGTGGGCGCACTGGCGGCCGTGCGCGCCGCCCCATTGACCTTCAGTGATCTTGATGGTCGGCTGCTCGGAGCGCTCGCCTCAGCGGGTGTGACGGCGCTTGAGCGGCTGCAGGCCGCCGCGCAGGAGTGGCGCCGTTCGCAGGAACTGCAGATTCTTGCAGAGTTTTCGGAGCATGTCGGGCGGGGGAATGACAGCCTCTCCGCCGCGGAAGAGTGCCTCGGCGCCGCCCGCACGTTCCTGAAAGCGGATCTTGCAGTGTTTGTCTGTGGCAACCGGGCCCTGACAGTGACCCACGGTACCGTACCCGCCTCCCTGGCTGACATGTCAGCGGAAGAACTTGAAGCACGTCTTCACGGGCCCAGTGCGGATGACCGCGCAGCATTATGCTTCGCAACTCACTGCTATCCCAGCGCAGGGGAAGCGCATACGGCCCTCGTGGAAGCGGGGGTTCAGGGTTTGGTAAAGGTGCCAATCCTAGAACGGGGTCAGCGGGTGGGTGTAGTGGCGCTGATCTGGTTCCGGCCTTTAGGGGTTCTCCCCGAATCGGCAGCGCTCCTGATGACCCGAAGCGCGGAGCTGATCGGCCAGGTGCTGGATCAGGAAGCGCATATCAAAGACCTGAAAGGCATCCGGGAAGGCGCGCTCCTGACACTGGGAATGGCTCTGGAACTGCGCGATTTTGAGACGGCGGGGCACACCGAGCGGGTGGTGTCTCTGGCGCTCAGGATCGCTCAGCGCCTGGGAATGGAGGAGACGGCGCTGGCAGAATTGCGGGTGGGCGCCTACCTGCATGACATTGGGAAGCTTGCTGTTCCCGACGCAATTCTGCTTAAGCCCGGGAAATTGGATGCCCATGAGTGGGGGGTGATGCAGCGCCATTCAACGATTGGCGACGAGCTGGTGGCACGTATTCCTACGGTGACGGCCCAGGCCCGCAGTGTGGTTCGGCATCATCATGAACGGTGGGACGGAACGGGCTACCCGGATCGCTTGGCTGGAACAGACATTCCAGTAGGCGCCCGAATCTTCAGTGTTGCGGACGTCTACGACGCTCTGACGAGTGAGCGGCCGTATAAAGCTGCGTGGACGTCACAAGAAGCCTTATCGGAACTAATCTCGCAGGCAGGACATCAATTTGATCCGGAGATCGTCCGTGCTGCGGTTGAGGTGTTGATCTCACCCTGCCACACCGTGGTCTTATCCTGCTGA